A DNA window from Methylobacterium sp. NMS14P contains the following coding sequences:
- a CDS encoding YARHG domain-containing protein, translating into MRAALYALILVAGSTGAMADDCAEAWYQRNLIYKQAGYCFSTPRAIRTFGNADCRYDAMDRVPLSRQEQATVADLQAFERAHGCPR; encoded by the coding sequence ATGCGCGCTGCTCTCTACGCTCTGATCCTCGTCGCGGGATCGACCGGTGCGATGGCGGATGACTGCGCGGAAGCTTGGTACCAGCGCAACCTGATCTACAAGCAGGCGGGCTACTGCTTCAGCACGCCGCGGGCGATCCGGACCTTCGGCAACGCCGATTGCCGGTACGACGCCATGGATCGCGTGCCGCTCTCGCGCCAGGAGCAGGCGACCGTGGCGGACCTGCAGGCCTTCGAGCGGGCCCATGGCTGCCCGCGCTAG
- a CDS encoding LysR family transcriptional regulator, whose product MDWDKIRIFLNVAEAGSFTKAGDDIGLSQSAVSRQISALERELKAPLFHRHARGLLLTEQGDLLFRAARDMKLRLENTRARLVETSERPTGDLKVTTTVGLGTSWLSQRVGEFLDLYPDVRIELILTNEELDLAMREADVAIRMRRPAQPDLIQRRLFTVHYHAFASPDYVKRFGEPKTIEELDDHRLVSFGGNEPSYLLAAHWLADAGREGRERRQVHLTVNNIGALQRAMEAGAGIGILPDYAVDGGQQLVQVLRETEMPSLESYLVYAEEMRSVARVQAFRDFLVSKAQRWTY is encoded by the coding sequence TTGGACTGGGACAAGATCCGGATCTTCCTCAACGTCGCGGAGGCGGGGAGCTTCACCAAGGCGGGTGACGATATTGGGCTCAGCCAATCGGCGGTGAGCCGCCAGATCAGCGCCCTGGAGCGCGAACTGAAGGCGCCGCTCTTCCATCGCCACGCCCGCGGCCTGCTGCTGACCGAGCAGGGCGACCTGCTGTTCCGCGCGGCGCGGGACATGAAGCTGCGCCTGGAGAATACCCGAGCGCGTCTCGTCGAGACCTCCGAGCGGCCGACCGGCGATCTCAAGGTCACCACCACGGTCGGCCTCGGCACGTCCTGGCTGTCGCAGCGGGTGGGCGAGTTCCTCGACCTATACCCGGACGTGCGCATCGAGCTGATCCTCACCAACGAGGAGCTCGATCTGGCCATGCGCGAGGCCGACGTGGCGATCCGCATGCGGCGCCCGGCCCAGCCGGACCTGATCCAGCGGCGGCTGTTCACCGTGCACTACCACGCCTTCGCGAGCCCGGATTACGTCAAGCGCTTCGGCGAGCCCAAGACCATCGAGGAGCTCGACGATCACCGCCTCGTCTCCTTCGGTGGCAACGAGCCCTCGTACCTGCTGGCCGCCCACTGGCTGGCCGATGCCGGCCGCGAGGGCCGCGAGCGGCGCCAGGTCCACCTGACGGTGAACAATATCGGCGCCCTGCAACGCGCGATGGAGGCCGGCGCCGGCATCGGCATCCTGCCCGACTACGCGGTGGATGGGGGCCAGCAGCTCGTGCAGGTGCTGCGCGAGACCGAGATGCCGAGCCTGGAGAGTTACCTCGTCTACGCCGAGGAGATGCGCTCGGTCGCCCGCGTGCAGGCGTTCCGCGACTTCCTCGTCTCGAAGGCGCAGCGCTGGACCTACTGA
- the trxB gene encoding thioredoxin-disulfide reductase, with amino-acid sequence MAHTHAKLVIIGSGPAGYTAAIYAARAMVEPLLISGFQPGGQLMITTDVENYPGFADAIQGPWLMEQMRLQAEHVGTRIVSEYITKVDLQQRPFRLEADSGETYSCDALVIATGAQAKWLGIPSEAAFQGGGVSACATCDGFFFRGKEVVVVGGGNTAVEEALYLANIASKVTVVHRRDSFRAERILQERLFKHPNVEVLWHREIAEICGVQKPAPNVTHVRLKDPRSGEISEVKADGVFVAIGHQPATAIFEGQLPMRHGGYLTVKPGTTETEIPGVFAAGDVTDDVYRQAITAAGMGCMAALEAEKFLANLEIGESPVQAAAAE; translated from the coding sequence ATGGCCCACACCCACGCCAAGCTCGTGATCATCGGTTCGGGACCCGCCGGCTACACGGCGGCGATCTACGCGGCCCGTGCCATGGTCGAGCCGCTGCTGATCTCCGGCTTCCAGCCGGGCGGGCAGCTCATGATCACCACGGATGTCGAGAACTACCCGGGCTTCGCCGACGCCATCCAGGGCCCCTGGCTGATGGAGCAGATGCGCCTCCAGGCCGAGCATGTCGGCACCCGGATCGTCTCGGAATACATCACGAAGGTCGATCTCCAGCAGCGGCCTTTCCGACTCGAGGCCGATTCCGGCGAGACCTACTCGTGCGACGCCCTGGTCATCGCCACCGGCGCCCAGGCCAAGTGGCTCGGTATCCCGTCCGAGGCGGCGTTCCAGGGCGGCGGCGTCTCGGCCTGCGCGACCTGCGACGGGTTCTTCTTCCGCGGCAAGGAAGTCGTGGTGGTCGGCGGCGGCAACACCGCTGTCGAGGAGGCCCTGTACCTCGCCAACATCGCCAGCAAGGTGACGGTCGTCCATCGCCGCGACAGCTTCCGCGCCGAGCGGATCCTGCAGGAGCGCCTGTTCAAGCACCCGAACGTCGAGGTGCTCTGGCACCGGGAGATCGCCGAGATCTGCGGGGTGCAGAAGCCGGCGCCGAACGTGACCCACGTCCGCCTCAAGGATCCGCGCTCGGGCGAGATCAGCGAGGTGAAGGCCGACGGCGTGTTCGTGGCGATCGGTCACCAGCCGGCCACCGCGATCTTCGAGGGACAACTGCCCATGCGCCACGGCGGTTACCTCACCGTGAAGCCCGGCACCACCGAGACCGAGATCCCGGGCGTCTTTGCCGCGGGCGACGTGACGGACGACGTATACCGCCAGGCGATCACCGCCGCCGGGATGGGCTGCATGGCGGCGCTGGAGGCCGAGAAATTCCTGGCCAACCTCGAGATCGGCGAGAGCCCGGTCCAGGCCGCCGCGGCGGAATGA
- a CDS encoding mitochondrial fission ELM1 family protein yields the protein MASIDVSEAQTAPVSSPDPRRERLPELARARAWIVTDGKAGDENQCVGIAETLGLDFEIRQVPASGPFGWMAPWGPIDPREGPRRRAGALSGPYPDILIASGRRSVPYLRTVRRATGGRTFTAFLKDPRTGADSADFIWVPDYDDLRGPNVFTTLTAPHLVTAARLAAARARPDPRLARLDGPRVAVLVGGDSRHLSYRKTDMIRLVEDLRGLAAQGCRLMVTISRRTPNPLRDAVKVLAAETGGFLWDGSGDNPYVAMLALAEAIVVTSDSANMVSEAVSTGAPVLLFDLPRTYIRHRRMFAGLAIAGALRPFTGQLADLTYKPIDATPVIARALADAYAARRAAGPA from the coding sequence ATGGCAAGCATCGACGTGTCGGAGGCGCAGACCGCGCCGGTCAGCAGTCCGGACCCGCGGCGTGAGCGCCTGCCCGAACTCGCCCGCGCCCGCGCCTGGATCGTCACGGACGGCAAGGCCGGTGACGAGAACCAGTGCGTCGGCATCGCCGAGACCCTGGGCCTCGATTTCGAGATCCGGCAGGTGCCGGCTTCCGGGCCGTTCGGCTGGATGGCGCCCTGGGGACCGATCGACCCGCGCGAGGGGCCGCGCCGCCGTGCCGGCGCCCTGTCGGGCCCTTACCCCGACATCCTGATCGCCTCCGGCCGACGGTCGGTCCCGTACCTGCGGACGGTGCGGCGCGCGACCGGCGGCCGGACGTTCACGGCCTTCCTGAAGGATCCGCGAACCGGCGCGGACAGCGCCGACTTCATCTGGGTGCCGGATTACGACGATCTGCGCGGTCCCAACGTCTTCACGACGCTGACGGCGCCGCACCTCGTGACCGCGGCGCGCCTGGCCGCGGCCCGCGCCCGGCCGGATCCCCGGCTCGCGCGCCTCGACGGTCCGCGCGTGGCGGTGCTGGTCGGCGGCGACAGCCGTCACCTGAGCTATCGCAAGACCGACATGATCCGCCTCGTGGAGGATCTGCGCGGGCTGGCCGCGCAGGGCTGTCGGCTGATGGTGACGATCTCCCGCCGGACGCCGAACCCGCTCCGCGACGCCGTGAAGGTGCTCGCCGCCGAGACCGGAGGGTTCCTCTGGGACGGAAGCGGCGACAACCCCTACGTCGCCATGCTGGCGCTCGCCGAGGCGATCGTCGTGACCTCCGACTCGGCCAATATGGTCAGCGAGGCGGTATCCACCGGCGCGCCGGTCCTGCTGTTCGATCTGCCGCGTACCTATATCCGGCATCGGCGCATGTTCGCCGGATTGGCGATCGCAGGGGCGCTGCGGCCGTTCACCGGTCAGTTGGCAGATCTGACGTACAAGCCGATCGACGCGACGCCGGTGATCGCCCGGGCGCTCGCCGACGCCTATGCCGCGCGCCGCGCGGCCGGACCGGCCTGA
- the greA gene encoding transcription elongation factor GreA — MDKVPITVRGLAALEEELKHRQQVERQRIIQAIAEARALGDLSENAEYHAAKEAQSHNEGRVLELESMIARAEVIDVTKLSGDRIKFGATVKLVDEDTEEEKTYQIVGEPEADVRSGRVSITSPIARALIGKGVGDTVEVTTPGGGKSYEVVAVQYGG; from the coding sequence ATAGACAAGGTTCCGATCACGGTGCGCGGGCTGGCAGCCCTCGAAGAGGAGCTGAAGCACCGCCAGCAGGTGGAGCGCCAGCGCATCATCCAGGCGATCGCGGAAGCCCGCGCGCTCGGTGACCTGTCGGAGAACGCCGAGTACCACGCCGCCAAGGAGGCGCAGTCCCACAACGAGGGCCGCGTCCTCGAGCTCGAGAGCATGATCGCGCGGGCCGAAGTGATCGATGTCACGAAGCTCTCCGGCGACAGGATCAAGTTCGGCGCCACCGTGAAGCTCGTCGACGAGGACACGGAGGAGGAGAAGACCTACCAGATCGTGGGCGAGCCGGAGGCCGACGTGCGCTCGGGCCGGGTCTCGATCACCTCGCCGATCGCCCGCGCTCTGATCGGCAAGGGCGTCGGCGACACGGTCGAGGTCACGACCCCTGGTGGCGGCAAGTCCTACGAGGTCGTCGCCGTCCAGTACGGCGGCTGA
- the carB gene encoding carbamoyl-phosphate synthase large subunit, with protein sequence MPKRTDISSILIIGAGPIIIGQACEFDYSGTQACKALREEGYRIVLVNSNPATIMTDPDMADATYVEPITPEIVAKIIEKERPDAILPTMGGQTALNCALSLQKMGVLAKYGVQMIGATAEAIDKAEDRSLFRDAMTKIGLDTPKSALANASAAKKADRQAYLAEIAKIESANTDPAARQAALAAYEKSWAAGETERRKRYGEHAIGQALMALAEVGLPAIIRPSFTMGGTGGGIAYNREEFLDIVERGIDASPTNEVLIEESVLGWKEYEMEVVRDRNDNCIIVCSIENIDPMGVHTGDSITVAPALTLTDKEYQVMRDASLAVLREIGVETGGSNVQFAINPENGRMIVIEMNPRVSRSSALASKATGFPIAKVAAKLAVGYTLDEIANDITGGATPASFEPTIDYVVTKIPRFAFEKFPGAEPTLTTAMKSVGEAMAIGRCFAESLQKALRSLETGLTGLDDIEIEGLGKGDDHNAIKAAIGTPTPDRLLKVAQALRLGVSHEQVYASCKIDPWFLEQLQAIIDLENRVKAHGLPRTAGAFRQLKAAGFSDARLAVLAKTDEAAVSAARRALAVRPVYKRIDTCAAEFKSPTAYMYSTYVAPFAGTVVDEAEPSDRKKVVILGGGPNRIGQGIEFDYCCCHACFALSDAGYETIMVNCNPETVSTDYDTSDRLYFEPLTAEDVLEIIETERQAGTLHGVIVQFGGQTPLKLARALESAGVPILGTSPDAIDLAEDRDQFKRLLDKLAMKQPKNGIAYSVEQSRLVAADLGLPFVVRPSYVLGGRAMAIIRDETQFADYLLDTLPSLIPSEVKARYPNDKTGQINTVLGKNPLLFDRYLSDAVEVDVDAVCDGKDVFIAGIMEHIEEAGIHSGDSACSLPPRSLSAEIMDELERQTKAMALALNVVGLMNVQYAIKDGTIYVLEVNPRASRTVPFVAKVIGEPIAKIAARIMAGEPLETFGLKPKTLPHIAVKEAVFPFARFPGVDVLLGPEMRSTGEVIGLDASFGVAFAKSQLGSGTQVPKAGAVFVSVRDADKARILPTMKLLSDLGFTILATGGTQRYLVENGVPAERINKVLEGRPHVVDAIKNGGIHLVLNTTEGAGALSDSRSLRRAALLHKVPYYTTLAGAMAAAEGIKAYLEGDLKVRALQEYFAA encoded by the coding sequence ATGCCCAAACGCACCGACATCTCCTCGATCCTGATCATCGGTGCGGGTCCGATCATCATCGGACAGGCCTGCGAGTTCGATTATTCCGGCACCCAGGCCTGCAAGGCGCTCCGCGAGGAGGGCTACCGCATCGTCCTGGTGAACTCGAATCCCGCGACGATCATGACCGACCCGGACATGGCGGACGCGACCTACGTCGAGCCGATCACCCCGGAGATCGTCGCCAAGATCATCGAGAAGGAGCGCCCCGACGCGATCCTGCCGACCATGGGCGGCCAGACGGCGCTGAACTGCGCCCTGTCGCTGCAGAAGATGGGCGTGCTCGCGAAGTACGGCGTCCAGATGATCGGCGCGACGGCCGAGGCCATCGACAAGGCCGAGGACCGGAGCCTGTTCCGCGACGCCATGACCAAGATCGGGCTCGACACCCCGAAATCGGCGCTCGCCAACGCCTCCGCGGCCAAGAAGGCCGACCGCCAGGCCTACCTGGCCGAGATCGCAAAAATCGAGTCGGCCAACACCGATCCGGCGGCCCGCCAGGCGGCGCTGGCGGCTTACGAGAAGAGCTGGGCCGCGGGCGAGACGGAGCGGCGCAAGCGCTACGGCGAGCACGCGATCGGCCAGGCCCTGATGGCGCTCGCCGAGGTCGGGCTGCCGGCGATCATCCGGCCGTCCTTCACGATGGGCGGCACCGGCGGCGGCATCGCCTACAACCGCGAGGAGTTCCTCGACATCGTCGAGCGCGGCATCGACGCGTCGCCGACCAACGAGGTGCTCATCGAGGAGAGCGTGCTCGGCTGGAAGGAGTACGAGATGGAGGTCGTCCGTGACCGGAACGACAACTGCATCATCGTCTGCTCCATCGAGAACATCGACCCGATGGGCGTGCACACGGGCGATTCGATCACCGTCGCCCCGGCGCTGACGCTGACCGACAAGGAGTACCAGGTGATGCGCGACGCATCGCTGGCGGTGCTCCGCGAGATCGGCGTCGAGACCGGCGGCTCGAACGTGCAGTTCGCGATCAACCCCGAGAACGGGCGCATGATCGTGATCGAGATGAACCCGCGCGTCTCGCGCTCCTCGGCCCTCGCCTCGAAGGCGACCGGCTTCCCGATCGCCAAGGTCGCGGCCAAGCTCGCGGTCGGCTACACGCTCGACGAGATCGCCAACGACATCACCGGCGGCGCGACGCCGGCCTCGTTCGAGCCGACGATCGACTACGTCGTCACCAAGATCCCGCGCTTCGCCTTCGAGAAATTCCCGGGCGCCGAGCCGACGCTGACCACCGCCATGAAGTCGGTTGGCGAGGCCATGGCGATCGGCCGCTGCTTCGCCGAATCGCTGCAGAAGGCCCTCCGCTCGCTCGAGACCGGCCTGACCGGCCTCGACGACATCGAGATCGAGGGGCTCGGCAAGGGCGACGACCACAACGCCATCAAGGCGGCGATCGGCACCCCGACCCCGGACCGGCTGCTCAAGGTCGCGCAGGCCCTGCGGCTCGGCGTCAGCCACGAGCAGGTCTACGCCTCCTGCAAGATCGACCCGTGGTTCCTGGAGCAGCTCCAGGCGATCATCGACCTCGAGAACCGCGTGAAGGCCCACGGCCTGCCGAGGACGGCCGGCGCCTTCCGCCAGCTCAAGGCCGCCGGCTTCTCGGACGCCCGCCTCGCGGTGCTGGCCAAGACCGACGAGGCCGCCGTCAGCGCGGCCCGGCGCGCCCTGGCGGTGCGCCCGGTCTACAAGCGGATCGACACCTGCGCGGCGGAGTTCAAGTCGCCCACCGCCTACATGTACTCGACCTACGTGGCGCCGTTCGCGGGCACGGTGGTGGACGAGGCAGAGCCCTCGGACCGCAAGAAGGTCGTGATCCTCGGCGGCGGCCCGAACCGGATCGGCCAGGGCATCGAGTTCGACTACTGCTGCTGCCACGCCTGCTTCGCGCTGTCGGACGCCGGCTACGAGACCATCATGGTCAACTGCAACCCGGAGACGGTCTCGACCGACTACGACACCTCGGACCGGCTCTATTTCGAGCCGCTGACCGCCGAGGACGTGCTCGAGATCATCGAGACCGAGCGGCAGGCCGGCACCCTGCACGGGGTGATCGTGCAGTTCGGCGGCCAGACCCCGCTGAAGCTCGCCCGCGCCCTCGAATCCGCCGGCGTGCCGATCCTCGGCACCTCGCCCGACGCCATCGACCTCGCCGAGGACCGCGACCAGTTCAAGCGGCTCCTCGACAAGCTCGCGATGAAGCAGCCGAAGAACGGCATCGCCTACTCGGTGGAGCAGAGCCGGCTGGTCGCGGCCGACCTCGGCCTGCCCTTCGTGGTGCGCCCGAGCTACGTGCTCGGCGGCCGCGCCATGGCGATCATCCGCGACGAGACGCAGTTCGCCGACTACCTCCTCGACACGCTGCCGAGCCTGATCCCCTCCGAGGTGAAGGCCCGCTACCCGAACGACAAGACCGGCCAGATCAACACGGTGCTGGGCAAGAACCCGCTCCTGTTCGACCGCTACCTGTCGGACGCGGTCGAGGTCGACGTCGACGCGGTCTGCGACGGCAAGGACGTGTTCATCGCCGGCATCATGGAGCACATCGAGGAGGCCGGCATCCATTCCGGCGACTCGGCCTGCTCGCTGCCGCCGCGCTCGCTCTCGGCCGAGATCATGGATGAGCTGGAGCGGCAGACGAAGGCCATGGCGCTGGCGCTCAACGTCGTCGGCCTGATGAACGTGCAGTACGCCATCAAGGACGGCACGATCTACGTGCTGGAGGTGAACCCCCGCGCCTCGCGCACGGTGCCGTTCGTCGCCAAGGTCATCGGCGAGCCGATCGCCAAGATCGCGGCCCGGATCATGGCGGGCGAGCCGCTCGAGACCTTCGGCCTGAAGCCGAAGACCCTGCCGCACATCGCCGTGAAGGAAGCGGTCTTCCCCTTCGCCCGCTTCCCCGGCGTCGACGTGCTGCTCGGACCGGAGATGCGCAGCACCGGCGAGGTGATCGGGCTCGACGCCAGCTTCGGCGTGGCCTTCGCCAAGAGCCAGCTCGGCTCGGGCACGCAGGTGCCGAAGGCCGGCGCCGTGTTCGTCTCGGTGCGGGATGCCGACAAGGCCCGCATCCTGCCGACCATGAAGCTCCTGTCCGATCTCGGCTTCACCATCCTGGCGACCGGCGGCACGCAGCGCTATCTGGTGGAGAACGGCGTTCCGGCCGAGCGGATCAACAAGGTTCTCGAGGGCCGGCCGCACGTGGTCGACGCGATCAAGAACGGCGGGATCCACCTCGTCCTGAACACCACCGAGGGGGCCGGCGCCCTGTCGGACTCGCGCTCGCTCCGGCGCGCGGCCCTCTTGCATAAGGTGCCGTATTACACCACTCTAGCCGGCGCGATGGCCGCGGCCGAGGGGATCAAGGCCTATCTAGAAGGCGATCTCAAGGTCCGCGCGTTGCAGGAATACTTCGCGGCCTGA
- a CDS encoding pseudoazurin: protein MPRPASLLAILLIGSIASANASEVAVKTLNSGPGGMMVFDPAFVKIQPGDTVRFVPADKGHNAELIKGMAPEGAAPFKTVVGKEETVTFEKPGLYGIKCSPHYIMGMVGLVQVGDQPDNLEAAKAVPQNKLAAKRFEPLFEKIQ, encoded by the coding sequence ATGCCCAGGCCAGCCTCACTCCTCGCGATACTCCTGATCGGCTCGATAGCGAGCGCGAACGCCTCGGAAGTCGCCGTCAAAACCTTGAACAGCGGCCCGGGCGGGATGATGGTCTTCGACCCGGCCTTCGTGAAAATTCAGCCCGGCGACACGGTGCGGTTCGTGCCGGCCGACAAGGGTCACAATGCCGAGCTGATCAAGGGCATGGCGCCCGAGGGCGCGGCGCCGTTCAAGACGGTGGTCGGCAAAGAGGAGACCGTGACCTTCGAGAAGCCCGGCCTCTACGGCATCAAGTGCTCGCCGCACTACATCATGGGGATGGTCGGCCTCGTCCAGGTCGGCGACCAGCCCGACAATCTGGAGGCGGCCAAGGCGGTGCCGCAGAACAAGCTGGCCGCCAAGCGGTTCGAGCCGCTGTTCGAGAAGATCCAGTAG